The Kosakonia sacchari SP1 genome includes a window with the following:
- the mutY gene encoding A/G-specific adenine glycosylase: MQASQFSAQVLGWYDKYGRKTLPWQIEKTPYKVWLSEVMLQQTQVTTVIPYFQRFMARFPTVTDLANAPLDEVLHLWTGLGYYARARNLHKAAQQVANQHGGRFPETFEEVAALPGVGRSTAGAILSLSLGKHFPILDGNVKRVLARCFAVGGWPGKKEVEKRLWEISTEVTPAQGVERFNQAMMDLGAMVCTRSKPKCELCPLQTGCEAYASNAWAQYPGKKPKQTLPERTGYFLLMQHEGEVYLEQRPPSGLWGGLFCFPQFSDEASLRAWLAQRKISADNLSQLVAFRHTFSHFHLDIVPMWLRVSSFSSCMDEGAGLWYNLAQPPSVGLAAPVERLIQQLRAEIR, encoded by the coding sequence ATGCAAGCGTCTCAATTTTCAGCCCAGGTGCTGGGCTGGTACGACAAATACGGGCGAAAAACCCTGCCCTGGCAAATTGAAAAAACGCCTTACAAAGTATGGCTATCGGAAGTGATGTTGCAACAAACGCAAGTAACAACCGTAATCCCCTACTTCCAGCGCTTTATGGCGCGTTTTCCAACGGTTACCGATCTGGCGAACGCACCGCTGGATGAGGTGCTGCATTTATGGACCGGGCTGGGCTATTACGCCCGTGCGCGCAACTTACATAAAGCCGCGCAGCAGGTCGCAAACCAGCACGGCGGGCGCTTCCCGGAGACCTTCGAAGAAGTCGCCGCGCTTCCGGGGGTTGGCCGTTCGACCGCGGGCGCTATCCTCTCTTTGTCGCTGGGCAAACATTTTCCAATTCTTGATGGCAACGTGAAACGTGTGCTGGCGCGCTGCTTTGCGGTGGGTGGTTGGCCGGGTAAAAAAGAGGTGGAAAAGCGTTTGTGGGAGATCAGCACAGAGGTCACCCCGGCTCAGGGCGTCGAGCGCTTTAACCAGGCGATGATGGATCTTGGCGCGATGGTTTGCACCCGCTCGAAACCGAAATGCGAGCTCTGCCCGCTGCAAACGGGCTGTGAAGCCTATGCGTCGAATGCCTGGGCGCAATATCCGGGGAAAAAACCGAAACAGACGCTGCCCGAACGCACCGGGTATTTTCTGCTGATGCAGCACGAAGGCGAGGTGTATCTTGAGCAGCGACCACCAAGCGGGCTGTGGGGCGGGTTATTCTGCTTCCCGCAGTTCAGCGATGAGGCCAGTCTGCGGGCCTGGCTGGCGCAGAGGAAGATTAGCGCCGATAATCTCAGCCAACTTGTGGCGTTTCGCCATACATTTAGCCATTTCCATCTGGATATTGTGCCTATGTGGCTTCGCGTGTCCTCGTTCTCGTCTTGCATGGATGAGGGCGCAGGTCTTTGGTATAACTTAGCGCAACCGCCATCCGTCGGTCTGGCGGCTCCCGTGGAACGCCTGATACAGCAATTACGCGCCGAAATCCGTTAA
- the mltC gene encoding membrane-bound lytic murein transglycosylase MltC produces MKKYLALAIIAPLLISCSSSNKTGDDYNEAWIKDTNGFDILMGQFAHNIENLWGFNEVLIAGPKDYVKYTDQYQTRSHINFDEGTITVETISGTDPAAHLRQAIIKTLLMGDDPGSIDLYSDVDDIQISKEPFLYGQVLDNNGEAIRWQWRAAQFADYLLQTRLKSRSNGLRMIYSVTINLVPNHLDKRAHKYVGMVRKASHKYGVDESLILAIMQTESSFNPYAVSRSDALGLMQVVQHSAGKDVFRAQGKSGTPDRSYLFDPQSNIDTGTAYLAMLNNIYLSGINNPTSRRYAVITAYNGGAGSVLRVFSADKVQAANIINTMTPGDVYQTLTTRHPSAESRRYLYKVNAAQKTYRRN; encoded by the coding sequence ATGAAAAAATATTTAGCGCTAGCGATTATTGCGCCGTTGCTGATTTCTTGTTCCAGTTCGAATAAAACGGGCGACGACTACAACGAAGCCTGGATTAAAGACACCAACGGTTTTGACATCCTGATGGGACAATTTGCCCATAATATTGAGAATTTATGGGGATTTAACGAGGTTCTGATCGCAGGCCCAAAGGACTACGTTAAATATACCGACCAGTACCAAACCCGCAGCCACATCAACTTCGATGAGGGGACGATCACCGTCGAGACGATCTCCGGCACCGATCCTGCGGCGCATTTGCGCCAGGCGATTATCAAAACCTTGCTGATGGGCGACGATCCGGGTTCAATCGATCTTTACTCCGATGTTGACGATATTCAGATCTCGAAAGAGCCGTTCCTGTATGGGCAGGTGCTGGATAACAACGGCGAAGCCATTCGCTGGCAATGGCGTGCCGCGCAGTTTGCAGACTATTTGCTGCAGACACGGCTGAAAAGCCGCAGCAATGGTTTACGTATGATCTACAGCGTGACCATTAACCTGGTGCCAAACCACCTGGATAAACGCGCACATAAATACGTCGGGATGGTGCGCAAAGCGTCACATAAGTATGGCGTTGACGAATCGCTGATTCTGGCGATTATGCAAACCGAATCCTCCTTTAACCCGTACGCCGTCAGCCGCTCCGATGCGCTGGGCTTAATGCAGGTTGTGCAGCATAGCGCCGGTAAAGATGTGTTCCGCGCGCAGGGGAAATCTGGCACGCCCGATCGCAGTTATCTGTTTGATCCACAAAGTAACATTGATACAGGTACCGCCTATCTGGCGATGTTGAATAACATTTATCTCTCCGGGATCAATAACCCAACGTCACGGCGCTATGCGGTTATTACCGCTTATAACGGCGGTGCCGGCAGCGTGTTGCGCGTCTTTTCCGCCGATAAAGTGCAGGCGGCAAATATCATCAACACCATGACGCCAGGAGATGTGTACCAGACCCTGACTACCCGCCATCCGTCGGCGGAATCGCGCCGCTATCTCTACAAAGTTAACGCTGCGCAGAAAACCTACCGTCGCAACTAA
- a CDS encoding oxidative damage protection protein — translation MSRTIFCTFLQREAEGQDFQLYPGELGKRIYNEISKEAWKQWQHKQTMLINEKKLNMMNTEHRKLLEEEMVNFLFEGKDVHIEGYTPPEKK, via the coding sequence ATGAGCAGAACTATTTTTTGTACCTTCCTGCAACGCGAAGCGGAAGGGCAAGACTTCCAGCTCTATCCGGGCGAACTCGGAAAACGCATTTACAACGAGATCTCGAAAGAGGCCTGGAAACAGTGGCAGCATAAGCAAACCATGCTGATCAACGAGAAAAAGCTCAACATGATGAACACTGAGCACCGTAAATTGCTGGAAGAGGAGATGGTGAATTTCCTGTTTGAAGGCAAAGACGTGCACATTGAAGGCTATACGCCGCCAGAAAAAAAATAA